A window from Phalacrocorax aristotelis chromosome 5, bGulAri2.1, whole genome shotgun sequence encodes these proteins:
- the FJX1 gene encoding four-jointed box protein 1, giving the protein MKRVRRSARGPLPALGLLLLGALPGLWTVLLRREAALEEPGAEPPGEAPPGRWGWGRSPAERVEPGGGQKTFRALLAVPSAGREERGGEGRIGATASPPPSSFSSSSPVERGIFWSRDLEEQVPPGFGAEEAAAWLSAARAARVASLERGGCGRSSNRLARLSDGSRACVRYGINPEQIQGEALSYHLAGVLGMQERLPPMALALVEARGRQWEPVREELQGSHWAEGAVVSLTRWVDNLTAVVAPAPWGGEAGGGRRLQPLSARELGALPPSQLVELVQWSDLILFDYLTANFDRLVSNLFSLQWDPRVMRRATSNLLRAPDGGLVFMDNEAGLVHGYRLLAMWDPYNEPLLRSVCVFREGTARRVAELHRRRSAAAELRRRYRAREPLWARLGFLSERQAELLQARVDFVHRHIAHCRAQAAVR; this is encoded by the coding sequence ATGAAGAGGGTGAGGCGGAGCGCGCGGGGCCCCCTGCccgccctggggctgctgcttctgggcGCTTTGCCGGGGCTCTGGACGGTGCTGctgcggcgggaggcggcgctGGAGGAACCGGGAGCGGAGCCGCCCGGGGAGGCGCCCCCGgggcggtggggctgggggcgctCCCCGGCGGAGCGGGTCGAGCCCGGCGGAGGGCAGAAAACTTTCCGGGCGCTGCTGGCCGTGCCGTCGGCGGGCCGGGAGGAGCGGGGCGGCGAAGGGCGGATCGGTGCGACCGCCTCGCCGCcgccctcctccttctcctcctcctccccggtGGAGCGGGGCATCTTCTGGAGCCGTGACCTGGAGGAGCAGGTGCCGCCGGGGTTCGGCgcggaggaggcggcggcgtgGCTCTCGGCCGCCCGCGCCGCCCGTGTGGCCTCGCTGGAGCGGGGCGGTTGCGGGCGCAGCTCCAACCGGCTGGCGCGGCTGTCGGACGGGAGCCGCGCCTGCGTCCGCTACGGCATCAACCCGGAGCAGATCCAAGGCGAGGCGCTCTCCTACCACCTGGCCGGGGTGCTGGGCATGCAGGAGCGGCTGCCGCCCATGGCCCTCGCCCTGGTGGAGGCCCGCGGGCGGCAATGGGAGCCGGTGCGGGAGGAGCTGCAGGGGTCGCACTGGGCCGAGGGCGCCGTGGTCAGCCTGACCCGGTGGGTGGACAACCTCACGGCCGTGGTGGCCCCTGCGCCCTGGGGCGGcgaggcgggcggcgggcggcggctccAGCCGCTGTCGGCCCGGGAGCTGGGCGCCCTGCCGCCGTCGCAGCTGGTGGAGCTGGTGCAGTGGAGCGACCTGATCCTCTTCGACTACCTGACGGCCAACTTCGACCGCCTGGTCAGCAACCTCTTCAGCCTGCAGTGGGACCCGCGGGTGATGCGCCGCGCCACCAGCAACCTGCTCCGCGCCCCCGACGGCGGGCTCGTCTTCATGGACAACGAGGCGGGGCTGGTGCACGGCTACCGCCTCCTCGCCATGTGGGACCCCTACAACGAGCCGCTGCTCCGCTCCGTTTGCGTTTTCCGCGAAGGCACGGCCCGGCGGGTGGCCGAGCTCCACCGCCGCCGCAGCGCCGCCGCCGAGCTCCGCCGCCGCTACCGGGCGCGGGAGCCGCTCTGGGCTCGCCTCGGCTTCCTCTCGGAGCGGCAGGCCGAGCTGCTGCAGGCCCGCGTCGACTTCGTGCACCGGCACATCGCGCACTGCCGCGCCCAGGCCGCCGTGCGCTGA